In the Alphaproteobacteria bacterium genome, GATCCGCACGATGCTGACGCAGAAGCCGCCGATCCGCATCATCGTGCCGGGCCGAACCTATCGCTCGGATTCGGACCAGACGCACACGCCGATGTTCCATCAGGTCGAGGGGCTCGTCATCGACAAGGGCTCGCACCTCGGCCACATGAAGTGGATTTTGCGCGAGTTCTGCAAGGCGTTCTTCGAGGTCGACGACGTGAAGATGCGCTTCCGTCCGTCGTTCTTCCCGTTCACCGAGCCGTCGCTCGAAGTCGACATCCAGTGCCGCAAGACCAAGGACGAGGTGCGCTTCGGCGAAGGCGAGGACTGGATGGAGATCCTCGGCTGCGGGATGGTGCACCCGAACGTGCTGCGCAACTGCGGGCTCGATCCCGACGAATACCAGGGCTTCGCCTGGGGGATGGGCATCGACCGCATCGCGATGCTGAAATACGGCATCGCCGATTTGCGCGCGATGTTCGACGCCGACGTGCGCTGGCTCTCGCACTACGGCTTCCGCTCGCTCGACCTGCCGACCCTGGCGGGAGGGTTGAGCGTATGAGGAGCCACGAAGCTCAGCGATCATCGACGCCGCGCAGGAACGTCGTGCGTTTGCCTGAGGCCGCGCCGCATACTCCCCCTCCCCCGCTTGCGGGGGACGGTAGGGAGGGGGCTTCGCGCCACACACTCGAATGGCGCGTGAAGCCGAAAATGCGGACCCGCGCGCGTGCGCTTCGGCAAGACCTGACGACGGCCGAACGAGCAATCTGGTACGGGTTGCGCGCGCATCGGCTGGAAGGCGCTGGTTTCCGCAGACAGACGCCGATCGGGCCGTACATCGTCGATTTCGTCTCGCATACGACGAAGCTGATCATCGAGATCGACGGCGGGCAGCATTTCGATGCTGCGGGCGAGGCGCAAGACAAGCGGCGAGATGTTTTTCTCGCCCGCAAGGGATTTCGCGTTCTTCGATTCAGCAATCACGACGTCATGACGAACCGCGTTGGCGTGTTGGAAGCGATCGCTGCAGCAGTGCGTGAGGCACGCGCCCCCTCCCTACCCTCCCCCGCAAGCGGGGGAGGGGGAGCGCGGGGCTCTGGCGGAGTGTCCAATGGCACTGGCAGCGCTGGTGGAGCGCAGCCATGAAATTCACCCTCTCCTGGCTGAAAGAGCACCTTCAGACCGACGAGCCGCTCGACACGCTCGCCGTCAAGCTCACCATGGTCGGTCTCGAGGTCGAAAACATCGAA is a window encoding:
- the pheS gene encoding phenylalanine--tRNA ligase subunit alpha is translated as MSEIAALEQEIGGAIASASDENALESVRVAALGKSGSVSALLKTLGSMTPEQRKEQGPLINGLKDRVTAAVAERRNVLARAALDARLNTETVDVTLPVRESPPEAGRIHPVSQVMEELTAIFGDMGFSVAEGPDIETDDLNFGKLNFPEGHPAREMHDTFYFNPKADGSRMLLRTHTSPVQIRTMLTQKPPIRIIVPGRTYRSDSDQTHTPMFHQVEGLVIDKGSHLGHMKWILREFCKAFFEVDDVKMRFRPSFFPFTEPSLEVDIQCRKTKDEVRFGEGEDWMEILGCGMVHPNVLRNCGLDPDEYQGFAWGMGIDRIAMLKYGIADLRAMFDADVRWLSHYGFRSLDLPTLAGGLSV
- a CDS encoding endonuclease domain-containing protein, with the protein product MRTRARALRQDLTTAERAIWYGLRAHRLEGAGFRRQTPIGPYIVDFVSHTTKLIIEIDGGQHFDAAGEAQDKRRDVFLARKGFRVLRFSNHDVMTNRVGVLEAIAAAVREARAPSLPSPASGGGGARGSGGVSNGTGSAGGAQP